The Mangifera indica cultivar Alphonso chromosome 12, CATAS_Mindica_2.1, whole genome shotgun sequence DNA window tgttgttaataaataaagttcAAACTAGTGCCTCATTAAGAACTCACAGACGCTAAACATAAGGAAAATATTACCGTTACCACTCCTTAGGGCCCTAACAAGACTGCTCTAAACAAAACATAGTTATTGTAACAAAATATAACAAGGTCTTACTTCATTTTCATCTAATCTTAATTTGTTGCCTAAGTCAATACCCCATCCTTTTTAATCTTCTAAGGTAACTTCTCAACCCAGAAAAATATTCATGAGGCAAGGATCTTTCTTAGGCCAAGTGCCAAATTCTTGCTTCTTTCCTGCCTTCTTTATTCTAGTTTTGGCTGCAACACGATATAGAAATGTCAAAACATAAAACGGATCAAAGCATGGAAATGATGAAAAAGGCAACTTTACTCACCTCAAGTTATTCTACTTATTGTGCATTGTCAGATATCACCGCTGCTTTGATCCTTTCAACTGTGCATTTTATTAGACTGTTTACTGTTGCCACTGATCCAAGAGAGAGTTTTGCCGTTGGAACTGAGTCGACTAAGATCTGAAATGCAACTGTAAGAAGAGAACCACTGGAGCCAACGTCAAGAATTCCTCCTCCTCCAAGTGAACCTCGGCCATCAGGAAGTATAGCAAAACCTGATGGCAGAAGAGCAACATAATCTGGGTCGCCACCGCTTAAGACCATATTCATGGCAGCTATATCAACCGGAGCGTATATCACATATAACCCTGTAGAATCGATGCAGCTTTCTTGTAGTACTAGCATGTTGCTCTGGTTTGAGTTTGCACTCTGCAATTTTCTCAAATATAGATGTATAATGGTTTAACTACTGAGCTACATTAGTTGAACCATGTTTTTAAGATAAATCTGAAGCACTTACGTTTACGCGCAATAAAGAAACACAGTTTCCTGGGTCTCGTCCATTTGCGATGTGAGCCATTTCTTGAACTAGGCCACCATTTGAGAGGATGTCCCACTGTAAATTGAGGATAAAATGTTTCTTAATTCTAACTTGTAgttaacaaaatgaaaatatttttatatatacctcACTACGAGAGTTCTCATCGCGAAGGAAATCGAAGACCCTCTTTGGAGGAACTGAAATCCAGAAGGAAGTGGCAGCGCTTAGAACAATACAAGGAGGCCTGCCAGGATCATCCATACTCTTCCTGGTCATCACCCTAACGTCTTCAGAGCCTGTTGTTGATAACGTTGTCCAAGCGTGTGCAGTAGACGCACCAACACCAGTACAAAAACTAGTCACCATTCTTTCTGCCAACTTCAACATACTCTTCCTCCCTTCTGGGCTTGTTATCACTGCACAATAAATTTGAAGGCTTCAACTGAATTTCATCTTTATTAAtctatgtcaagaaattgaaaagaataaagTGTTTTACCACAGAGGTCTCCTGCTGGAATGTTACTTGCCATTGTACTTGCTAGACGCTCGCATTGTCGATCTAATGTAGCCACCCAACGTTTTGCCCCAAAAGCAAGGCCGCAATTAACTAGAGGTCTGTAGATATTGTGGACGGATCTATCATCCACTTCGACATGTTCAACCCATATGACCTAAATAATCATCAACCCATGTCACAATTAGAACTGAGATtcattataagattaattattattaattaattaagtagtATTATGCACCTTTGAGTAACCATTTGGCAATTCTTGTATTAAACATCCTGATGGCCTTCTTCGACACTTGGATATTGCACCAGGGCGTAAATTGTCTAAGGAAACATCAACCACTGCCCATGTTCCATCAAGATGCTGCTTACAATACCTTACAAAGTAATTTTCACGAGTGGGTACTAGAGGTGATGGGACCTGGAACTCAGCCGTcatctaaaagaaaatttgaaaacgaaaaaaaaaaggtaattagcTCTGCTTAACAAGTTAGTTGCCCCAAAAATCAATTGTATTAATTAAGTACCACTTGCAAGGCCCCATTGTAGTTCCCTGCTACTCCAGTTGACAAGACTTCTAGGGTCATAGCTCTTGAAACAATACCGCAAAACACACTTGACCATTGATTCTGaaagcatttaaaca harbors:
- the LOC123192719 gene encoding homeobox-leucine zipper protein MERISTEM L1-like, with the translated sequence MFQPNMFESHLLFDMTTKSSESDLGKPKDDDYETKSGTEIMDVPSGDDQDPSQRAKKKRYHRHTQHQIQEMEAFFNECPHPDDKQRKELSRELGLEPLQVKFWFQNKRTQMKAQNERNENQILKAENEKLRAENNRYKDALGNASCPNCGGPAALGEMSFDEQHLRIENARLREEIDRISGIATNYVGKPLTSFSHVSPHLPSRSLDPGFSNLGSQSGFVGEMYGSGDHLLRSISGPAEADKPMIVELAVAAMEELMRMAQAGEPLWVPGEHSAEILNEDEYLRTFPRGIGPKPLGFKSEASRDFAVVIMNHINLVEILMDVNQWSSVFCGIVSRAMTLEVLSTGVAGNYNGALQVMTAEFQVPSPLVPTRENYFVRYCKQHLDGTWAVVDVSLDNLRPGAISKCRRRPSGCLIQELPNGYSKVIWVEHVEVDDRSVHNIYRPLVNCGLAFGAKRWVATLDRQCERLASTMASNIPAGDLCVITSPEGRKSMLKLAERMVTSFCTGVGASTAHAWTTLSTTGSEDVRVMTRKSMDDPGRPPCIVLSAATSFWISVPPKRVFDFLRDENSRSEWDILSNGGLVQEMAHIANGRDPGNCVSLLRVNSANSNQSNMLVLQESCIDSTGLYVIYAPVDIAAMNMVLSGGDPDYVALLPSGFAILPDGRGSLGGGGILDVGSSGSLLTVAFQILVDSVPTAKLSLGSVATVNSLIKCTVERIKAAVISDNAQ